A genomic window from Glycine max cultivar Williams 82 chromosome 17, Glycine_max_v4.0, whole genome shotgun sequence includes:
- the LOC100796839 gene encoding phosphatidate phosphatase PAH2 isoform X2 → MQAVGRLGSFISRGVNTVSGTFLPFGGAVDIVVVQQKDGSFKSSPWYVRFGKYHKVFKEEEKEKIEVHVSVNGVEPDFNMYLNRNGEAIFLHHADTQEEEEEEEEEEESTLFGGESETDDITSPSGRRHFKSKSWNFDSPDKSNSDAKVVVGRTKSRRARILGLVSRSLRGEGGDGDVNGVDLRERAEIAAKLLELKWSTNLNFDHKLPCRDRKKTRGDALDNGLPLPPRKMKEEARSCSDQDGISSKPVFNEMLCPASAGCGDVRVHAQEVLHAATLMLPEVAQSEELTKNSDIGRPAIKASELHSQQRDCSHSGRSDAGDVVKTPKFRKSQTINLGRRDLVKKVSANTPTSEQLASLNLKEGRNTITFSFPTVKGKQQVDAHMYLWKWNTRIVISDVDGTITRSDVLGQFMPLVGIDWSQTGVAHLFSDIKGNGYQLLFLSARAISQAYHTRQFLCNLKQDGKLLPDGPVVISPDGLFPSLYREVIRRAPHEFKIACLEIGIRSMLVLEIGIPMKSVTLRLESQKEKYSSLIPGERLL, encoded by the exons ATGCAAGCGGTGGGGAGGCTTGGCAGCTTCATCAGCCGCGGTGTCAACACCGTTTCAGGGACGTTCCTCCCTTTCGGTGGCGCGGTGGATATTGTTGTGGTTCAGCAGAAGGATGGGAGCTTCAAATCCTCTCCATGGTATGTAAGATTTGGGAAATACCACAAGGTTTTTAAGGAAGAGGAGAAGGAAAAGATAGAGGTTCATGTCAGTGTCAACGGTGTAGAACCTGATTTCAACATGTATTTGAACCGTAATGGGGAAGCTATTTTCCTCCATCATGCAGAtacacaagaagaagaagaagaagaagaggaggaggaggaatctACGCTTTTTGGTGGTGAAAGTGAAACTGATGATATCACATCACCGAGTGGTAGGAGGCATTTCAAGTCCAAAAGTTGGAACTTTGATTCACCAGACAAGTCAAATTcagatgctaaggttgttgtgggaAGGACTAAGTCTCGCCGTGCCCGAATTCTTGGGCTTGTGTCAAGGTCTTTGAGAGGGGAAGGTGGAGATGGTGATGTGAATGGGGTGGATTTGAGGGAGCGTGCCGAGATTGCAGCCAAGTTGTTGGAGCTGAAGTGGTCCACCAATCTCAATTTTGATCATAAACTACCTTGTAGGGATAGGAAGAAGACTAGGGGTGATGCCTTGGACAACGGTTTGCCTTTACCACCGCGTAAAATGAAGGAGGAAGCTCGTTCTTGCAGTGATCAAGATGGCATCAGTTCCAAGCCTGTGTTTAATGAGATGTTGTGCCCTGCAAGTGCAGGATGTGGAGATGTTCGTGTCCATGCTCAGGAGGTCTTGCATGCTGCAACTCTAATGCTACCTGAG GTTGCACAAAGTGAGGAACTCACTAAGAATTCTGACATTGGGAGGCCAGCAATAAAGGCCTCTGAGTTACATTCTCAGCAAAGAGATTGTTCCCATTCTGGTAGGAGTGATGCCGGGGATGTTGTAAAAACACCAAAGTTTCGAAAATCTCAAACTATCAATCTTGGTCGAAGAGATTTAGTTAAGAAGGTTAGTGCTAATACTCCAACGTCTGAACAGCTAGCATCCTTGAATCTGAAGGAAGGGAGGAACACAATAACCTTCAGTTTCCCTACGGTTAAGGGGAAGCAGCAG GTTGATGCTCACATGTATTTGTGGAAATGGAACACTCGTATAGTGATATCAGATGTAGATGGGACAATTACAAG GTCAGATGTTCTAGGTCAATTCATGCCTTTAGTAGGAATCGATTGGTCACAGACAGGAGTTGCTCATTTATTCTCAGATATCAAG GGAAATGGCTACCAGCTACTTTTTCTCAGTGCTCGTGCAATATCTCAGGCCTATCATACCAGACAATTTCTATGCAACCTTAAGCAG GATGGGAAACTTTTACCAGATGGCCCTGTTGTTATATCCCCTGATGGACTCTTTCCTTCTCTATATCGAGAAG TTATCCGGAGGGCTCCTCATGAGTTCAAGATTGCATGTTTAGAG ATTGGAATCCGTTCTATGCTGGTTTTGGAAATAGGGATACCGATGAAGTCAGTTACCTTAAGGTTGGAATcccaaaaggaaaaatattcatCATTAATCCCAGG GGAGAGATTGCTGTAA
- the LOC100306284 gene encoding BRI1 kinase inhibitor 1-like: METHHHHQHQKNTENDVQKQQHQIEEEVAPPPPQLRQQENTELDQIASSSPQSSTPSSPSQEFSFTISLHHSTLFPSDNSKNPPNSSSLALDLSPADDIFFHGHLLPLQLLSHLPSSPPRSSTNSMDSFPLPIRELLEDENHSIKDTSGSSNNSTSDSNNSSKRDQDNNNNIGKKVQGKSKFSFSLFGLTKGHKGYQDKEDKVKHKNKVRFDVIHAIKKYLRMVQPRMLFKGQREKIRPRGQCYSYSGNVTPKNYKLQDWRGQYSAPASMRTSPTNSGLLIATTPLPPASDSTMEELQAAIQAAIAHCKNSIAKEENLKC; the protein is encoded by the coding sequence ATGGaaactcatcatcatcatcagcaCCAAAAGAACACAGAAAACGATGTACAAAAGCAACAACATCAAATTGAAGAAGAAgtagcaccaccaccaccacagtTAAGGCAACAAGAAAATACAGAACTAGACCAAATAGCATCATCATCACCACAATCTTCAACACCCTCTTCCCCTTCTCAAGAGTTTTCCTTCACAATCTCTCTTCACCACTCCACATTATTCCCATCTGATAACTCCAAAAACCCACCTAATTCATCATCTCTTGCACTTGATTTATCTCCTGCTGATGACATTTTCTTCCATGGTCACTTGCTCCCTCTACAACTCCTTTCACACCTTCCTTCTTCGCCGCCTCGCTCTTCGACCAATTCCATGGACAGCTTCCCCCTCCCCATCAGAGAGTTATTAGAAGATGAAAATCACTCCATTAAGGACACTAGTGGCAGCAGCAACAATAGCACCTCAGACAGCAATAACAGCAGCAAAAGAGACcaagacaacaacaacaacataggAAAAAAGGTACAAGGTAAgtccaaattttctttttcattatttggATTAACCAAGGGCCACAAAGGGTACCAAGATAAGGAAGATAAAGTGAAGCACAAGAACAAGGTGAGGTTTGATGTGATCCATGCAATAAAAAAGTACTTGAGAATGGTCCAGCCTAGGATGCTTTTCAAAGgacaaagagagaaaattagGCCCCGGGGACAGTGCTATTCTTATTCAGGAAATGTAACTCCGAAGAATTATAAGCTGCAGGATTGGAGAGGACAATATTCAGCACCGGCATCAATGAGGACTTCTCCTACAAACAGTGGTTTATTGATTGCAACCACGCCTCTTCCTCCTGCTAGTGACAGTACCATGGAAGAGTTGCAAGCAGCCATTCAAGCTGCAATTGCTCACTGCAAAAATTCAATTGCAAAAGAAGAGAATCTCAAGtgctga
- the LOC100796839 gene encoding phosphatidate phosphatase PAH2 isoform X4, which yields MGASNPLHDTQEEEEEEEEEEESTLFGGESETDDITSPSGRRHFKSKSWNFDSPDKSNSDAKVVVGRTKSRRARILGLVSRSLRGEGGDGDVNGVDLRERAEIAAKLLELKWSTNLNFDHKLPCRDRKKTRGDALDNGLPLPPRKMKEEARSCSDQDGISSKPVFNEMLCPASAGCGDVRVHAQEVLHAATLMLPEVAQSEELTKNSDIGRPAIKASELHSQQRDCSHSGRSDAGDVVKTPKFRKSQTINLGRRDLVKKVSANTPTSEQLASLNLKEGRNTITFSFPTVKGKQQVDAHMYLWKWNTRIVISDVDGTITRSDVLGQFMPLVGIDWSQTGVAHLFSDIKGNGYQLLFLSARAISQAYHTRQFLCNLKQDGKLLPDGPVVISPDGLFPSLYREVIRRAPHEFKIACLEDIKALFPPDWNPFYAGFGNRDTDEVSYLKVGIPKGKIFIINPRGEIAVNRRCFDTKSYTSLHSLVNGMFPPTNSSEQEDFNSWNYWKLPETSSATNI from the exons ATGGGAGCTTCAAATCCTCTCCATG AtacacaagaagaagaagaagaagaagaggaggaggaggaatctACGCTTTTTGGTGGTGAAAGTGAAACTGATGATATCACATCACCGAGTGGTAGGAGGCATTTCAAGTCCAAAAGTTGGAACTTTGATTCACCAGACAAGTCAAATTcagatgctaaggttgttgtgggaAGGACTAAGTCTCGCCGTGCCCGAATTCTTGGGCTTGTGTCAAGGTCTTTGAGAGGGGAAGGTGGAGATGGTGATGTGAATGGGGTGGATTTGAGGGAGCGTGCCGAGATTGCAGCCAAGTTGTTGGAGCTGAAGTGGTCCACCAATCTCAATTTTGATCATAAACTACCTTGTAGGGATAGGAAGAAGACTAGGGGTGATGCCTTGGACAACGGTTTGCCTTTACCACCGCGTAAAATGAAGGAGGAAGCTCGTTCTTGCAGTGATCAAGATGGCATCAGTTCCAAGCCTGTGTTTAATGAGATGTTGTGCCCTGCAAGTGCAGGATGTGGAGATGTTCGTGTCCATGCTCAGGAGGTCTTGCATGCTGCAACTCTAATGCTACCTGAG GTTGCACAAAGTGAGGAACTCACTAAGAATTCTGACATTGGGAGGCCAGCAATAAAGGCCTCTGAGTTACATTCTCAGCAAAGAGATTGTTCCCATTCTGGTAGGAGTGATGCCGGGGATGTTGTAAAAACACCAAAGTTTCGAAAATCTCAAACTATCAATCTTGGTCGAAGAGATTTAGTTAAGAAGGTTAGTGCTAATACTCCAACGTCTGAACAGCTAGCATCCTTGAATCTGAAGGAAGGGAGGAACACAATAACCTTCAGTTTCCCTACGGTTAAGGGGAAGCAGCAG GTTGATGCTCACATGTATTTGTGGAAATGGAACACTCGTATAGTGATATCAGATGTAGATGGGACAATTACAAG GTCAGATGTTCTAGGTCAATTCATGCCTTTAGTAGGAATCGATTGGTCACAGACAGGAGTTGCTCATTTATTCTCAGATATCAAG GGAAATGGCTACCAGCTACTTTTTCTCAGTGCTCGTGCAATATCTCAGGCCTATCATACCAGACAATTTCTATGCAACCTTAAGCAG GATGGGAAACTTTTACCAGATGGCCCTGTTGTTATATCCCCTGATGGACTCTTTCCTTCTCTATATCGAGAAG TTATCCGGAGGGCTCCTCATGAGTTCAAGATTGCATGTTTAGAG GACATTAAGGCACTTTTTCCTCCAGATTGGAATCCGTTCTATGCTGGTTTTGGAAATAGGGATACCGATGAAGTCAGTTACCTTAAGGTTGGAATcccaaaaggaaaaatattcatCATTAATCCCAGG GGAGAGATTGCTGTAAACCGTCGTTGTTTTGACACAAAATCATATACTTCTCTGCATTCTCTGGTGAATGGAATGTTCCCCCCTACAAACTCATCTGAACAG GAGGATTTTAATTCATGGAATTACTGGAAGTTACCTGAGACCTCTTCTGCTACAAATATTTGA
- the LOC100796839 gene encoding phosphatidate phosphatase PAH2 isoform X1, translating into MQAVGRLGSFISRGVNTVSGTFLPFGGAVDIVVVQQKDGSFKSSPWYVRFGKYHKVFKEEEKEKIEVHVSVNGVEPDFNMYLNRNGEAIFLHHADTQEEEEEEEEEEESTLFGGESETDDITSPSGRRHFKSKSWNFDSPDKSNSDAKVVVGRTKSRRARILGLVSRSLRGEGGDGDVNGVDLRERAEIAAKLLELKWSTNLNFDHKLPCRDRKKTRGDALDNGLPLPPRKMKEEARSCSDQDGISSKPVFNEMLCPASAGCGDVRVHAQEVLHAATLMLPEVAQSEELTKNSDIGRPAIKASELHSQQRDCSHSGRSDAGDVVKTPKFRKSQTINLGRRDLVKKVSANTPTSEQLASLNLKEGRNTITFSFPTVKGKQQVDAHMYLWKWNTRIVISDVDGTITRSDVLGQFMPLVGIDWSQTGVAHLFSDIKGNGYQLLFLSARAISQAYHTRQFLCNLKQDGKLLPDGPVVISPDGLFPSLYREVIRRAPHEFKIACLEDIKALFPPDWNPFYAGFGNRDTDEVSYLKVGIPKGKIFIINPRGEIAVNRRCFDTKSYTSLHSLVNGMFPPTNSSEQEDFNSWNYWKLPETSSATNI; encoded by the exons ATGCAAGCGGTGGGGAGGCTTGGCAGCTTCATCAGCCGCGGTGTCAACACCGTTTCAGGGACGTTCCTCCCTTTCGGTGGCGCGGTGGATATTGTTGTGGTTCAGCAGAAGGATGGGAGCTTCAAATCCTCTCCATGGTATGTAAGATTTGGGAAATACCACAAGGTTTTTAAGGAAGAGGAGAAGGAAAAGATAGAGGTTCATGTCAGTGTCAACGGTGTAGAACCTGATTTCAACATGTATTTGAACCGTAATGGGGAAGCTATTTTCCTCCATCATGCAGAtacacaagaagaagaagaagaagaagaggaggaggaggaatctACGCTTTTTGGTGGTGAAAGTGAAACTGATGATATCACATCACCGAGTGGTAGGAGGCATTTCAAGTCCAAAAGTTGGAACTTTGATTCACCAGACAAGTCAAATTcagatgctaaggttgttgtgggaAGGACTAAGTCTCGCCGTGCCCGAATTCTTGGGCTTGTGTCAAGGTCTTTGAGAGGGGAAGGTGGAGATGGTGATGTGAATGGGGTGGATTTGAGGGAGCGTGCCGAGATTGCAGCCAAGTTGTTGGAGCTGAAGTGGTCCACCAATCTCAATTTTGATCATAAACTACCTTGTAGGGATAGGAAGAAGACTAGGGGTGATGCCTTGGACAACGGTTTGCCTTTACCACCGCGTAAAATGAAGGAGGAAGCTCGTTCTTGCAGTGATCAAGATGGCATCAGTTCCAAGCCTGTGTTTAATGAGATGTTGTGCCCTGCAAGTGCAGGATGTGGAGATGTTCGTGTCCATGCTCAGGAGGTCTTGCATGCTGCAACTCTAATGCTACCTGAG GTTGCACAAAGTGAGGAACTCACTAAGAATTCTGACATTGGGAGGCCAGCAATAAAGGCCTCTGAGTTACATTCTCAGCAAAGAGATTGTTCCCATTCTGGTAGGAGTGATGCCGGGGATGTTGTAAAAACACCAAAGTTTCGAAAATCTCAAACTATCAATCTTGGTCGAAGAGATTTAGTTAAGAAGGTTAGTGCTAATACTCCAACGTCTGAACAGCTAGCATCCTTGAATCTGAAGGAAGGGAGGAACACAATAACCTTCAGTTTCCCTACGGTTAAGGGGAAGCAGCAG GTTGATGCTCACATGTATTTGTGGAAATGGAACACTCGTATAGTGATATCAGATGTAGATGGGACAATTACAAG GTCAGATGTTCTAGGTCAATTCATGCCTTTAGTAGGAATCGATTGGTCACAGACAGGAGTTGCTCATTTATTCTCAGATATCAAG GGAAATGGCTACCAGCTACTTTTTCTCAGTGCTCGTGCAATATCTCAGGCCTATCATACCAGACAATTTCTATGCAACCTTAAGCAG GATGGGAAACTTTTACCAGATGGCCCTGTTGTTATATCCCCTGATGGACTCTTTCCTTCTCTATATCGAGAAG TTATCCGGAGGGCTCCTCATGAGTTCAAGATTGCATGTTTAGAG GACATTAAGGCACTTTTTCCTCCAGATTGGAATCCGTTCTATGCTGGTTTTGGAAATAGGGATACCGATGAAGTCAGTTACCTTAAGGTTGGAATcccaaaaggaaaaatattcatCATTAATCCCAGG GGAGAGATTGCTGTAAACCGTCGTTGTTTTGACACAAAATCATATACTTCTCTGCATTCTCTGGTGAATGGAATGTTCCCCCCTACAAACTCATCTGAACAG GAGGATTTTAATTCATGGAATTACTGGAAGTTACCTGAGACCTCTTCTGCTACAAATATTTGA
- the LOC100796839 gene encoding phosphatidate phosphatase PAH2 isoform X3, translating to MQAVGRLGSFISRGVNTVSGTFLPFGGAVDIVVVQQKDGSFKSSPWYVRFGKYHKVFKEEEKEKIEVHVSVNGVEPDFNMYLNRNGEAIFLHHADTQEEEEEEEEEEESTLFGGESETDDITSPSGRRHFKSKSWNFDSPDKSNSDAKVVVGRTKSRRARILGLVSRSLRGEGGDGDVNGVDLRERAEIAAKLLELKWSTNLNFDHKLPCRDRKKTRGDALDNGLPLPPRKMKEEARSCSDQDGISSKPVFNEMLCPASAGCGDVRVHAQEVLHAATLMLPELASLNLKEGRNTITFSFPTVKGKQQVDAHMYLWKWNTRIVISDVDGTITRSDVLGQFMPLVGIDWSQTGVAHLFSDIKGNGYQLLFLSARAISQAYHTRQFLCNLKQDGKLLPDGPVVISPDGLFPSLYREVIRRAPHEFKIACLEDIKALFPPDWNPFYAGFGNRDTDEVSYLKVGIPKGKIFIINPRGEIAVNRRCFDTKSYTSLHSLVNGMFPPTNSSEQEDFNSWNYWKLPETSSATNI from the exons ATGCAAGCGGTGGGGAGGCTTGGCAGCTTCATCAGCCGCGGTGTCAACACCGTTTCAGGGACGTTCCTCCCTTTCGGTGGCGCGGTGGATATTGTTGTGGTTCAGCAGAAGGATGGGAGCTTCAAATCCTCTCCATGGTATGTAAGATTTGGGAAATACCACAAGGTTTTTAAGGAAGAGGAGAAGGAAAAGATAGAGGTTCATGTCAGTGTCAACGGTGTAGAACCTGATTTCAACATGTATTTGAACCGTAATGGGGAAGCTATTTTCCTCCATCATGCAGAtacacaagaagaagaagaagaagaagaggaggaggaggaatctACGCTTTTTGGTGGTGAAAGTGAAACTGATGATATCACATCACCGAGTGGTAGGAGGCATTTCAAGTCCAAAAGTTGGAACTTTGATTCACCAGACAAGTCAAATTcagatgctaaggttgttgtgggaAGGACTAAGTCTCGCCGTGCCCGAATTCTTGGGCTTGTGTCAAGGTCTTTGAGAGGGGAAGGTGGAGATGGTGATGTGAATGGGGTGGATTTGAGGGAGCGTGCCGAGATTGCAGCCAAGTTGTTGGAGCTGAAGTGGTCCACCAATCTCAATTTTGATCATAAACTACCTTGTAGGGATAGGAAGAAGACTAGGGGTGATGCCTTGGACAACGGTTTGCCTTTACCACCGCGTAAAATGAAGGAGGAAGCTCGTTCTTGCAGTGATCAAGATGGCATCAGTTCCAAGCCTGTGTTTAATGAGATGTTGTGCCCTGCAAGTGCAGGATGTGGAGATGTTCGTGTCCATGCTCAGGAGGTCTTGCATGCTGCAACTCTAATGCTACCTGAG CTAGCATCCTTGAATCTGAAGGAAGGGAGGAACACAATAACCTTCAGTTTCCCTACGGTTAAGGGGAAGCAGCAG GTTGATGCTCACATGTATTTGTGGAAATGGAACACTCGTATAGTGATATCAGATGTAGATGGGACAATTACAAG GTCAGATGTTCTAGGTCAATTCATGCCTTTAGTAGGAATCGATTGGTCACAGACAGGAGTTGCTCATTTATTCTCAGATATCAAG GGAAATGGCTACCAGCTACTTTTTCTCAGTGCTCGTGCAATATCTCAGGCCTATCATACCAGACAATTTCTATGCAACCTTAAGCAG GATGGGAAACTTTTACCAGATGGCCCTGTTGTTATATCCCCTGATGGACTCTTTCCTTCTCTATATCGAGAAG TTATCCGGAGGGCTCCTCATGAGTTCAAGATTGCATGTTTAGAG GACATTAAGGCACTTTTTCCTCCAGATTGGAATCCGTTCTATGCTGGTTTTGGAAATAGGGATACCGATGAAGTCAGTTACCTTAAGGTTGGAATcccaaaaggaaaaatattcatCATTAATCCCAGG GGAGAGATTGCTGTAAACCGTCGTTGTTTTGACACAAAATCATATACTTCTCTGCATTCTCTGGTGAATGGAATGTTCCCCCCTACAAACTCATCTGAACAG GAGGATTTTAATTCATGGAATTACTGGAAGTTACCTGAGACCTCTTCTGCTACAAATATTTGA